In the Caballeronia sp. LZ062 genome, one interval contains:
- the ybgC gene encoding tol-pal system-associated acyl-CoA thioesterase, whose protein sequence is MSHPSVFEWPIRVYYEDTDAGGIVFYANYLKFFERARTEWLRACGIDQQRLAESDGIVFVVKRTSVEYSAPARLDDMIRIVSRIERLGRASVDFQQEAWRDGVMLASGEIRVASVDRASIRPAAIPAPVLDGLRRGPYQEPPAARTVAPHGGRGP, encoded by the coding sequence GTGAGCCATCCGTCAGTTTTCGAGTGGCCGATTCGCGTGTACTACGAGGACACCGACGCCGGCGGCATCGTTTTCTACGCGAACTACCTGAAGTTCTTCGAGCGCGCGCGTACCGAGTGGCTGCGCGCGTGCGGCATCGACCAGCAGCGCCTCGCGGAATCGGACGGCATCGTGTTCGTCGTGAAGAGGACGTCCGTCGAATATTCGGCGCCGGCGCGCCTCGACGACATGATTCGCATCGTCAGCCGTATCGAGCGGCTCGGACGCGCGTCGGTGGACTTCCAGCAGGAAGCGTGGCGCGACGGCGTGATGCTTGCGAGCGGCGAGATTCGCGTGGCGTCCGTGGACCGAGCGTCCATTCGGCCGGCGGCTATTCCTGCCCCCGTGCTCGACGGGCTCCGACGCGGCCCTTATCAGGAGCCGCCAGCCGCGCGAACCGTTGCGCCGCATGGCGGACGCGGGCCGTGA
- the ydfG gene encoding bifunctional NADP-dependent 3-hydroxy acid dehydrogenase/3-hydroxypropionate dehydrogenase YdfG, with product MIVFVTGASAGFGAAIARAFVKGGHRVVAAARRKERLVELSNELGDALLPVEIDVRDESAVRNAIASLPDNFAQIDVLVNNAGLALGLEPAQRANFDDWKNMIDTNCTGLVTVTHAILPGMVERNRGHVFNLGSVAGTYPYPGGNVYGATKAFVRQFSLNLRADLAGTALRVTDIEPGLCGGTEFSNVRFKGDDDKAASVYKDVQPLTAEDIADAIYWIATRPAHVNINTIELMPVAQTFGPLQIHRG from the coding sequence ATGATTGTCTTCGTCACCGGCGCGTCCGCCGGCTTCGGCGCCGCCATCGCGCGCGCTTTCGTCAAAGGCGGCCATCGCGTTGTCGCGGCGGCGCGCCGGAAAGAGCGTCTCGTCGAGCTGTCGAACGAACTGGGCGACGCGCTGTTGCCCGTCGAAATCGACGTTCGCGACGAAAGCGCCGTGCGGAACGCCATCGCCTCGCTGCCGGACAACTTCGCCCAGATCGACGTGCTCGTGAACAACGCCGGCCTCGCGCTCGGTCTCGAGCCCGCGCAGCGCGCGAACTTCGACGACTGGAAGAACATGATCGACACGAACTGCACCGGTCTCGTCACGGTCACTCATGCGATTCTTCCGGGCATGGTCGAGCGCAATCGCGGCCACGTGTTCAATCTCGGCTCGGTAGCGGGCACGTATCCGTATCCCGGCGGCAACGTGTACGGCGCGACGAAGGCGTTCGTGCGGCAGTTCAGCCTGAATCTGCGCGCCGACCTCGCCGGCACCGCGCTGCGCGTGACGGACATCGAGCCGGGCCTGTGCGGCGGGACCGAGTTCTCGAACGTGCGCTTCAAGGGCGACGACGACAAGGCCGCCTCCGTCTACAAGGACGTGCAACCGCTCACGGCCGAGGACATCGCGGACGCCATCTACTGGATCGCCACGCGGCCGGCTCACGTGAACATCAACACGATCGAACTGATGCCGGTCGCGCAGACGTTCGGACCGTTGCAAATTCACCGCGGGTAA
- the glyA gene encoding serine hydroxymethyltransferase has translation MFDRAESTLAKVDPELLKAIEQENRRQEEHIELIASENYTSPAVMAAQGSQLTNKYAEGYPGKRYYGGCEYVDIVEQLAIDRVKQLFGAEAANVQPNSGSQANQGVFFAVLKPGDTIMGMSLAEGGHLTHGSPVNMSGKWFNVVSYGLNEAEDIDYEKTEALAKEHKPKLIVAGASAFALRIDFERLSKIAKSVGAYFMVDMAHYAGLVAAGLYPNPVPHADFVTTTTHKSLRGPRGGVILMKAEFEKQINSAIFPGIQGGPLMHVIAAKAVAFKEALAPEFKTYQQAVIDNARVLAETLVKRGLRIVSGRTESHVMLVDLRAKKITGKAAEAALGAAHITVNKNAIPNDPEKPFVTSGVRLGSPAMTTRGFGVKEAEIVGNLIADVLDNAEDQATIERVRAQVAELTQRFPVYR, from the coding sequence ATGTTCGACAGAGCCGAAAGTACCCTTGCCAAAGTCGATCCCGAATTGCTCAAGGCCATCGAGCAGGAAAACCGCCGGCAGGAAGAGCACATCGAGCTGATCGCCTCGGAAAACTACACGAGCCCGGCCGTCATGGCCGCTCAGGGTTCGCAACTCACGAACAAGTACGCGGAAGGTTATCCGGGCAAGCGCTATTACGGCGGCTGCGAATACGTGGACATCGTCGAGCAGCTCGCCATTGACCGCGTGAAGCAACTCTTCGGCGCTGAAGCCGCGAACGTGCAGCCGAACTCCGGCTCGCAGGCGAATCAGGGCGTGTTTTTCGCCGTCCTGAAGCCGGGCGACACCATCATGGGCATGAGCCTCGCGGAAGGCGGCCACCTCACGCACGGCTCGCCCGTGAACATGTCGGGCAAGTGGTTCAATGTGGTGAGCTACGGCCTGAACGAAGCCGAAGACATCGACTACGAAAAGACCGAGGCGCTCGCCAAGGAACACAAGCCGAAGCTGATCGTCGCGGGCGCGTCCGCGTTCGCGCTGCGCATCGACTTCGAGCGTCTTTCGAAGATTGCGAAGAGTGTCGGCGCTTACTTCATGGTCGACATGGCGCATTACGCCGGTCTCGTCGCAGCAGGTCTGTATCCGAATCCGGTGCCGCATGCGGATTTCGTCACGACGACCACGCACAAGAGCCTGCGCGGCCCGCGCGGCGGCGTCATCCTGATGAAGGCGGAATTCGAGAAGCAGATCAATTCGGCCATCTTCCCCGGCATTCAGGGCGGCCCGCTCATGCACGTGATCGCCGCCAAGGCCGTCGCGTTCAAGGAAGCGCTCGCGCCCGAGTTCAAGACGTATCAGCAAGCCGTCATCGATAACGCTCGCGTGCTGGCGGAGACGCTCGTCAAGCGCGGACTGCGTATCGTTTCGGGCCGCACCGAAAGCCATGTGATGCTGGTCGATTTGCGCGCGAAGAAGATCACGGGCAAGGCCGCGGAAGCCGCGCTCGGCGCCGCGCATATCACGGTGAACAAGAACGCGATCCCGAACGATCCGGAGAAGCCTTTCGTCACGAGCGGCGTGCGTCTCGGCTCGCCCGCCATGACGACGCGCGGCTTCGGCGTGAAGGAAGCTGAAATTGTTGGCAACCTGATCGCGGACGTGCTCGACAATGCGGAAGATCAGGCGACCATCGAGCGCGTGCGTGCGCAAGTGGCCGAGCTGACGCAGCGTTTCCCGGTCTACCGTTAA
- the nrdR gene encoding transcriptional regulator NrdR, giving the protein MRCPFCRHEDTQVVDSRVSEDGAAIRRRRRCPACDKRFTTYERVELALPSVVKKDGSRTEFDRRKIVASMKLALRKRPVAADAIDAAVARIEYQLLGSGEREVQSERLGELVMNELRQLDTIAYVRFASVYKRFEDVSEFEDVLEEFRRAAPKKSASRKR; this is encoded by the coding sequence ATGCGCTGCCCGTTCTGCCGACACGAAGACACTCAGGTCGTCGATTCCCGCGTGTCGGAGGACGGCGCGGCCATCCGGCGCCGGCGGCGCTGTCCCGCGTGCGACAAGCGTTTCACCACGTATGAGCGCGTCGAGCTTGCGCTGCCGTCGGTCGTCAAGAAAGACGGCAGCCGCACGGAATTCGACCGCCGAAAGATCGTCGCGAGCATGAAGCTCGCACTGCGCAAGCGCCCGGTCGCAGCGGACGCCATCGATGCAGCCGTTGCGCGCATCGAATATCAACTGCTCGGCAGTGGCGAACGGGAAGTGCAAAGCGAGCGCCTCGGCGAACTTGTGATGAACGAACTGCGCCAGCTCGACACCATCGCCTACGTGCGGTTCGCCTCCGTCTACAAACGCTTCGAAGACGTCTCCGAGTTCGAGGACGTGCTCGAGGAATTCCGTCGCGCCGCGCCCAAGAAGTCCGCTTCTCGCAAGCGTTGA
- a CDS encoding GspH/FimT family pseudopilin, producing MQMNRASMTGFTLVELCVVLAVMAIIATFSTPSFFAWQMRDRVDARARALFSTLSLARAEALRRGARVTLCRVDAARHCLASGKACDGGITDWSCGWALFVDREGGPALLRAESAMTSIAIAGAATDLSFTPPSGQVIGGFRSFDFSTRGADPAANAAARRCIRIAAGGRPRMTQGGCGASA from the coding sequence ATGCAGATGAATCGCGCCTCCATGACCGGCTTCACGCTGGTCGAACTCTGCGTCGTGCTCGCCGTCATGGCGATCATCGCCACCTTTTCGACGCCATCGTTCTTCGCCTGGCAAATGCGCGATCGGGTCGATGCCCGGGCGCGCGCGCTCTTCTCGACGCTTTCGCTTGCACGCGCCGAAGCACTGCGGCGCGGCGCGCGCGTCACCTTGTGCCGGGTCGACGCCGCACGCCACTGCCTTGCATCGGGCAAGGCCTGCGACGGCGGCATCACCGACTGGTCGTGCGGCTGGGCGCTTTTCGTCGACCGCGAGGGCGGGCCTGCGCTCTTGCGCGCGGAATCGGCCATGACTTCCATCGCCATTGCGGGCGCGGCCACCGACCTTTCGTTCACGCCGCCGTCGGGGCAAGTGATAGGCGGCTTTCGCAGCTTCGATTTTTCGACACGCGGCGCCGATCCGGCTGCAAATGCCGCCGCGCGGCGTTGCATCCGCATCGCGGCTGGCGGCCGGCCGCGCATGACGCAGGGCGGCTGCGGGGCATCGGCATGA
- a CDS encoding prepilin-type cleavage/methylation domain-containing protein: MKTTQTGDSLIEVMIALALAAVTALGLVAVQSTLARGERLALLRERATLIADSVAEGIRSDADRAAVLSQWQATAASTLPEGDVAVVDRADGVRVATVSWHADDRADPCPEPQAKPLASCISVAFAR; the protein is encoded by the coding sequence ATGAAGACGACGCAAACTGGCGATTCATTGATCGAAGTGATGATCGCGCTCGCGCTCGCAGCGGTCACGGCGCTCGGACTCGTCGCCGTTCAAAGCACGCTCGCGCGCGGCGAGCGGCTCGCGTTGCTGCGGGAGCGCGCGACGCTCATCGCCGATTCGGTCGCCGAAGGCATACGCAGCGACGCGGATCGCGCGGCCGTTCTGTCGCAATGGCAGGCGACGGCCGCGTCGACGTTGCCCGAGGGCGATGTCGCCGTGGTCGATCGCGCCGACGGTGTGCGCGTGGCGACCGTGAGCTGGCATGCCGACGATCGCGCCGATCCTTGCCCCGAGCCGCAGGCGAAGCCGCTTGCCTCGTGCATTTCCGTGGCGTTCGCGCGATGA
- a CDS encoding PilW family protein, with product MNPRAFPARGHTLLELAISLALGLLIVVAMLSLYRGQRAAFDRAADAARMHDAGVSALDLIAQQIQMAGFGATRTQAALYGCSQARVIGADTAASCEALASRSDGVQVRYAADTVSTWPTSAGAPTDCIGQAVADALVGNRFYAKASASTGEPELYCEGSGKQAQPLVEGIERIRVMYWLVGASSAVDASAIPRERWPDVRAAELCVLVRGFSVARQRRTNYVDCTGAPAVADDARMHQAFWRRIEIRNAASANQGAGA from the coding sequence ATGAACCCGCGTGCTTTCCCGGCGCGCGGCCACACGCTGCTCGAACTGGCGATCTCGCTCGCGCTCGGCTTGCTCATCGTCGTGGCGATGCTGTCGCTGTATCGCGGGCAGCGCGCGGCGTTCGACCGCGCCGCCGATGCCGCCCGCATGCACGACGCCGGTGTCTCGGCGCTCGACCTCATCGCCCAGCAGATTCAAATGGCCGGCTTCGGGGCGACGCGCACCCAAGCCGCGCTCTACGGCTGCTCGCAGGCGCGCGTGATCGGCGCGGACACGGCGGCGTCGTGCGAAGCGCTCGCGAGCCGGTCGGACGGCGTGCAGGTGCGGTATGCCGCCGATACCGTTTCGACGTGGCCGACGTCGGCGGGTGCGCCGACGGACTGTATCGGCCAGGCGGTCGCGGATGCTCTCGTCGGCAACCGCTTCTATGCAAAAGCCAGCGCGTCGACGGGCGAGCCGGAACTGTATTGCGAAGGCAGTGGCAAGCAGGCGCAGCCGCTGGTCGAAGGCATCGAGCGGATTCGAGTCATGTACTGGCTGGTGGGCGCATCGAGTGCGGTCGATGCCTCCGCGATCCCGCGCGAACGATGGCCCGATGTTCGCGCCGCCGAGCTGTGCGTGCTCGTGCGCGGCTTCTCGGTTGCGAGACAGCGCCGCACGAACTATGTGGATTGCACGGGCGCGCCCGCCGTCGCCGACGACGCGCGCATGCATCAGGCGTTCTGGCGTCGCATCGAGATCCGGAATGCAGCTTCGGCGAATCAGGGAGCGGGAGCATGA
- a CDS encoding pilus assembly PilX N-terminal domain-containing protein, which yields MKRRALSRGAALPIILLLSAMMLVTASAWLQTSLVAARTAVATRERVQAFHAADSALIRCSHMLSAALPATGPADQEPARWRLKTSFEGASAFAFAPYASWPYAVREPQCLIESWLRSGQPVTSYLVTARGFGATSQTEAWLQLRIDSANGTVTQQWRRVAGKPF from the coding sequence ATGAAGCGCCGCGCGCTGTCTCGCGGCGCCGCGCTGCCTATCATTCTGTTGCTTTCCGCGATGATGCTCGTCACGGCAAGCGCATGGCTGCAGACATCGCTTGTGGCCGCGCGGACGGCCGTGGCAACTCGCGAGCGCGTGCAGGCGTTTCACGCGGCGGATAGCGCGCTCATTCGATGCAGCCACATGCTTTCGGCGGCGCTACCCGCGACGGGACCGGCAGATCAGGAGCCCGCACGCTGGCGATTGAAGACGTCGTTCGAGGGCGCGTCGGCGTTCGCGTTCGCGCCCTACGCGTCGTGGCCGTACGCGGTTCGTGAGCCGCAATGCTTGATCGAGTCGTGGTTGCGCTCCGGTCAGCCGGTGACTTCATATCTCGTCACGGCGCGCGGCTTCGGCGCGACCTCGCAGACCGAGGCGTGGCTGCAACTACGCATCGACTCGGCGAACGGCACCGTCACGCAGCAGTGGCGGCGCGTCGCCGGGAAACCGTTTTGA
- a CDS encoding type IV pilin protein yields MRRTRICAGFSLLELMIALGVAAIIATFAFPAYQSHVAKAHRLDATAALSKAVQFVESARLFQTGTGAVALSAGTDQAPASGAPVYRLALLPESATNGGYTIEAAPVSPGPMQDDACGVFVIDATGARSNRLAEGAAPLDAAKSAACWAGKG; encoded by the coding sequence TTGAGAAGAACCAGAATCTGCGCGGGCTTCAGCCTGCTCGAACTGATGATCGCGCTGGGCGTCGCGGCCATTATCGCTACCTTCGCCTTTCCGGCGTATCAGTCGCATGTGGCGAAGGCGCATCGGCTCGACGCGACCGCCGCGTTGTCTAAAGCGGTGCAGTTCGTCGAGAGCGCGCGGCTCTTTCAGACGGGAACGGGAGCGGTCGCGCTGAGTGCGGGAACGGATCAGGCACCGGCGAGCGGAGCGCCGGTGTATCGGCTCGCGCTGTTGCCCGAGTCCGCGACCAACGGCGGTTATACGATCGAAGCCGCGCCCGTCTCGCCCGGCCCGATGCAGGACGACGCATGCGGCGTGTTCGTCATCGATGCGACCGGTGCGCGCTCTAATCGGCTGGCGGAGGGCGCAGCGCCACTCGACGCGGCGAAATCCGCCGCGTGCTGGGCAGGGAAGGGATGA
- a CDS encoding DUF3318 domain-containing protein, whose product MSHNDATSSAAKQEVQQQLRAPRMRTLRKELLLARADVERMELRQATHELRDSVAHLPLIGSMLVPGSRPARRSVRSTSPRGTISGVLDSLLGRGGAGKYSFLFKQYPVVGSLASLLLTKPVRTRLLRSAKPLIKWGGLGLAAWEGWRIWQQMKTTSVETSTDAVDPTVF is encoded by the coding sequence ATGAGCCATAACGACGCCACCTCCAGCGCAGCGAAGCAGGAAGTTCAGCAGCAGCTTCGCGCGCCGCGCATGCGCACGTTGCGCAAGGAATTGCTGCTTGCTCGCGCGGATGTCGAGCGCATGGAACTGCGGCAGGCCACCCACGAGTTGCGCGATTCCGTCGCGCATCTGCCGCTCATCGGCAGCATGCTCGTGCCGGGCAGCCGTCCCGCACGACGCAGCGTGCGGAGTACGTCGCCGCGCGGCACCATCAGCGGCGTGCTGGATTCGCTGCTCGGCCGCGGCGGCGCGGGCAAGTACAGTTTCCTGTTCAAGCAGTATCCGGTGGTCGGATCGCTCGCGTCGCTCCTCTTGACGAAGCCCGTGCGAACCCGGCTGCTGCGCAGCGCCAAGCCGCTGATCAAGTGGGGCGGTCTCGGGCTCGCCGCATGGGAAGGCTGGCGCATCTGGCAACAGATGAAGACGACGAGCGTGGAGACTTCCACGGACGCCGTCGATCCCACCGTGTTCTAA
- a CDS encoding phage holin family protein produces the protein MTTERLPRDSSPGPLRRIVSSAFAIFETRLELIGIELQEEKVRLIGVLFLGLAAMLLAMMALISLTVLIAIFFWDTYRLEALAGITLLYAVIAIGCGLRARGKLRDAPHLFDDTLDQFRKDRDMFN, from the coding sequence ATGACGACAGAACGGCTACCGCGCGATTCCTCCCCAGGACCCTTGCGCCGAATTGTGAGTTCCGCCTTCGCCATCTTCGAAACCCGGCTGGAGCTGATCGGCATCGAGTTGCAGGAAGAAAAGGTCAGGCTGATCGGCGTGCTCTTCCTTGGGCTTGCGGCCATGCTGCTTGCCATGATGGCGCTGATCTCGCTGACGGTGTTGATCGCCATTTTCTTTTGGGATACGTATCGTCTGGAGGCGCTCGCCGGCATCACGCTGCTGTATGCGGTGATCGCCATCGGCTGTGGTCTGCGCGCGCGCGGCAAATTGCGCGATGCGCCACACCTGTTCGACGACACGCTCGACCAGTTCCGCAAGGACCGCGACATGTTCAACTGA
- a CDS encoding YqjD family protein: MSDTNKERFMSDIKTVLADAEDLLKQAAAATGERASELRESAMSRLKQAKEKAADAQVVVVERGRKAARATDDYVHEHPWASIGIAAGIGMVIGLLINRK, encoded by the coding sequence ATGTCAGATACCAATAAGGAGCGATTCATGTCGGATATCAAAACCGTTCTCGCTGACGCCGAAGACCTGCTCAAGCAAGCCGCTGCCGCCACGGGCGAGCGCGCTTCCGAGTTGCGCGAAAGCGCCATGTCGCGCCTGAAACAAGCCAAGGAAAAAGCCGCCGACGCGCAAGTCGTCGTGGTGGAACGCGGTCGGAAAGCAGCGCGCGCCACCGACGATTACGTTCACGAGCATCCGTGGGCGTCCATCGGAATCGCGGCGGGCATCGGCATGGTCATCGGTCTGCTCATCAACCGTAAGTAG
- a CDS encoding acyl-CoA dehydrogenase codes for MADAARFNWEDPLLLDQQLTEEERMVRDAARAYAQDKLQPRVMQAFREEKTDPAIFREMGELGLLGPTIPEQYGGPGLNYVSYGLIAREVERVDSGYRSMMSVQSSLVMVPIHAFGSAAQKEKYLPKLARGEWIGCFGLTEPNAGSDPASMTTRAKKVQDGYSLSGAKMWISNSPIADVFVVWAKLEENGRDEIRGFILEKGWKGLTAPAIHGKVGLRASITGEIVMDEVFVPEENLLPDVRGLKGPFACLNSARYGISWGALGAAEACWHTARQYTLDRKQFGRPLAANQLIQKKLADMQTEITLGLQGVLRLGRMKDEGTAAVEITSIMKRNSCGKALDIARLARDMLGGNGISDEFGVARHLVNLEVVNTYEGTHDIHALILGRAQTGIQAFF; via the coding sequence ATGGCCGACGCCGCCCGCTTCAACTGGGAAGATCCGCTGCTGCTGGATCAGCAATTGACCGAAGAAGAACGCATGGTGCGCGACGCGGCGCGCGCCTACGCGCAGGACAAGCTGCAGCCGCGCGTCATGCAGGCGTTTCGCGAGGAAAAGACCGACCCGGCCATTTTTCGCGAGATGGGCGAACTCGGTCTGCTCGGCCCGACCATTCCCGAGCAATACGGCGGACCGGGGCTCAACTACGTGAGCTACGGGTTGATCGCGCGCGAAGTCGAGCGCGTGGACTCCGGCTACCGGTCGATGATGTCGGTGCAATCGTCGCTCGTCATGGTGCCGATTCACGCTTTCGGCAGCGCGGCACAGAAGGAAAAGTATCTGCCGAAGCTGGCGCGCGGCGAGTGGATCGGCTGCTTTGGCCTGACCGAGCCGAACGCAGGCTCCGACCCAGCCAGCATGACGACGCGCGCGAAGAAAGTGCAAGACGGCTATTCGCTGTCGGGCGCGAAGATGTGGATCTCCAACTCGCCGATAGCGGACGTCTTCGTCGTATGGGCGAAGCTGGAAGAGAATGGCCGCGATGAGATTCGCGGCTTCATTCTGGAGAAAGGCTGGAAGGGCCTCACCGCGCCCGCGATTCACGGCAAGGTCGGCCTGCGCGCCTCCATCACCGGCGAGATCGTGATGGACGAAGTCTTCGTGCCGGAAGAAAACCTGCTGCCGGACGTGCGCGGGCTCAAAGGGCCGTTCGCCTGCCTCAATTCGGCGCGTTATGGCATTTCCTGGGGCGCGCTCGGCGCGGCGGAGGCGTGCTGGCACACGGCGCGGCAATACACGCTCGATCGCAAGCAATTCGGTCGGCCGCTTGCCGCCAATCAGCTGATCCAGAAGAAGCTCGCCGACATGCAGACCGAGATCACGCTCGGGCTGCAAGGCGTGCTGCGTCTCGGCCGCATGAAAGACGAAGGGACGGCGGCCGTCGAAATCACGTCGATCATGAAGCGCAATTCGTGCGGCAAGGCGCTGGACATCGCCCGGCTCGCGCGCGACATGCTGGGCGGCAACGGCATCTCAGATGAATTCGGCGTGGCGCGGCACCTCGTCAATCTCGAAGTGGTGAACACATACGAAGGCACGCACGACATCCACGCGCTGATTCTCGGGCGTGCGCAAACAGGCATTCAGGCTTTTTTCTGA
- a CDS encoding IclR family transcriptional regulator, whose protein sequence is MQDDSNTSAAEKAPPEAIDERRFVVALARGLDMLRAFRPGDTLLGNRDFVERTGLPKATVNRLAYTLATLGYLRFDEAAGKYALDTGVLSLGFALLSGADTLELARPHMRALAREIGAAVSLGCRDGLDMIYLETIRSETALTLGLAPGSRLSMLTSSMGRAYLAVQDAATRAALLEELGKAEGAARVEAAERAIEDYARDGCCYSFREWHDDVNAIAAPFRDERNGRWLVLSSSGPASSMDEAYFRETIGPKLRALAVRLA, encoded by the coding sequence ATGCAAGACGATTCCAACACATCCGCTGCTGAGAAAGCGCCGCCCGAAGCGATCGACGAGCGGCGGTTCGTCGTCGCGCTCGCTCGCGGTCTCGATATGTTGCGCGCGTTTCGCCCCGGCGACACGCTGCTCGGCAACCGCGATTTCGTGGAGCGAACCGGCTTGCCGAAAGCGACCGTCAATCGCCTCGCCTACACGCTCGCGACGCTCGGCTATCTGCGCTTCGACGAAGCCGCCGGCAAGTACGCGCTCGACACCGGCGTGCTGTCGCTGGGCTTCGCGCTGCTCTCGGGCGCAGACACGCTCGAACTCGCGCGGCCGCACATGCGCGCCCTCGCGCGGGAAATCGGCGCGGCGGTGTCGCTCGGCTGCCGCGACGGGCTGGACATGATCTATCTGGAAACCATCCGCAGCGAAACCGCGCTGACGCTCGGGCTTGCGCCCGGCTCCCGCCTTTCGATGCTCACGAGTTCCATGGGCCGCGCGTATCTCGCGGTTCAGGACGCGGCAACGCGGGCGGCGCTATTGGAAGAGTTGGGGAAGGCCGAAGGCGCGGCGCGCGTGGAAGCGGCCGAGCGCGCCATCGAGGATTACGCCCGCGATGGCTGCTGCTACTCGTTTCGCGAATGGCACGACGACGTCAACGCGATCGCCGCGCCGTTTCGCGACGAACGCAATGGCCGCTGGCTCGTGTTGAGCAGCAGCGGCCCGGCGTCGTCGATGGACGAAGCGTATTTCCGCGAAACCATCGGCCCGAAACTGCGGGCGCTGGCCGTGCGGCTCGCGTGA
- the kynA gene encoding tryptophan 2,3-dioxygenase, protein MSDTQGCPFGHGTAAAQEKEGWHDARLDFSDSMSYGDYLGLDSILTAQHPLSPDHNEMLFIVQHQTSELWMKLALYELRAALGAVHRDELPPAFKMLARVSRIFEQLVQAWNVLATMTPSEYTAMRPYLGASSGFQSHQYRQIEFMLGNKNAQILKPHAHRPDILEQVRATLEAPSFYDEVIRLLARRGFDIDPARLERDWTQPTAHDASVEAAWLAVYREPSKHWELYEMAEELVDLEDAFRQWRFRHVTTVERIIGFKQGTGGTAGASYLRKMLDVVLFPELWHVRTLL, encoded by the coding sequence ATGAGCGACACCCAAGGTTGCCCGTTCGGCCACGGTACGGCGGCGGCGCAAGAGAAGGAAGGCTGGCACGACGCGCGGCTCGATTTCTCGGATTCGATGAGCTACGGCGACTATCTCGGCCTCGATTCGATCCTCACGGCGCAGCATCCGCTTTCGCCGGATCACAACGAGATGCTCTTCATCGTGCAGCATCAGACGAGCGAGCTATGGATGAAGCTCGCGCTCTACGAACTGCGCGCGGCGCTCGGGGCCGTGCATCGCGACGAGTTGCCGCCCGCGTTCAAGATGCTCGCGCGCGTGTCGCGTATCTTCGAGCAGCTCGTGCAAGCGTGGAACGTGCTCGCCACGATGACGCCCTCCGAGTACACCGCGATGCGGCCGTATCTGGGGGCGTCGTCGGGGTTTCAGTCTCATCAGTATCGGCAGATCGAGTTCATGCTCGGCAACAAGAACGCGCAGATTCTCAAGCCCCACGCGCATCGGCCGGACATTCTCGAACAGGTGCGCGCGACGCTCGAAGCGCCCTCTTTCTATGACGAAGTGATTCGCCTGCTCGCGCGGCGCGGCTTCGACATCGATCCCGCGCGCCTCGAACGCGACTGGACGCAGCCGACCGCGCACGATGCGTCCGTCGAAGCCGCGTGGCTCGCGGTGTATCGCGAGCCTTCGAAGCATTGGGAACTGTATGAAATGGCGGAAGAACTCGTCGATCTGGAAGACGCGTTCCGCCAGTGGCGGTTCCGGCACGTGACGACGGTCGAGCGGATCATCGGCTTCAAGCAGGGCACGGGCGGCACGGCGGGCGCGTCTTATCTGCGCAAGATGCTCGATGTCGTGCTGTTCCCCGAGCTTTGGCACGTCCGCACACTGCTCTGA